The Thiogranum longum genome includes a region encoding these proteins:
- the dtd gene encoding D-aminoacyl-tRNA deacylase, translated as MIALLQRVSEAWVDVKGERIGEIDTGLMVLIGVERGDSGQQADRLLERLLGYRVFCDAQGRMNLGVGEVGGGLLLVPQFTLAADTSRGRRPGFSQAASPEEAIKWFEYFVAQARLRHPVVETGQFGADMQVGLVNTGPVTFWLQVRPV; from the coding sequence ATGATCGCCCTCCTGCAGCGTGTCAGTGAGGCATGGGTCGATGTGAAGGGCGAACGGATTGGCGAGATTGATACCGGCCTGATGGTTTTAATCGGTGTCGAGCGTGGCGATAGTGGGCAACAGGCTGACCGCTTGCTGGAGCGCTTGCTCGGTTACCGGGTATTCTGCGACGCGCAAGGCCGGATGAACCTCGGTGTGGGGGAGGTGGGCGGTGGTTTGTTGCTGGTTCCGCAATTTACCCTCGCAGCAGACACATCGCGTGGCCGTCGTCCTGGCTTCAGCCAGGCCGCATCACCCGAAGAAGCCATAAAATGGTTTGAGTACTTTGTAGCGCAGGCAAGGCTCAGGCACCCGGTCGTGGAAACCGGCCAATTTGGCGCAGACATGCAGGTAGGGCTGGTTAACACAGGGCCTGTTACTTTCTGGTTACAGGTCAGGCCCGTGTGA